Proteins encoded by one window of Dendropsophus ebraccatus isolate aDenEbr1 chromosome 4, aDenEbr1.pat, whole genome shotgun sequence:
- the RAB43 gene encoding ras-related protein Rab-43, producing MSAPLDSDDAYDFLFKIVLIGDAGVGKTCVVQRFKSGVFVERQGNTIGVDFTMKTLEIQGKRVKLQIWDTAGQERFRTITQSYYRSANGAIIAYDITKKKSFESVPRWIEDVRKYAGSNIVQLLIGNKSDMHEVREVQLSEAENLAKHYDIISAFETSAKDSSNVEEAFMKMATELMMRHGGPVFSEKSTDSIKLDSKDMAGDSWSCAC from the exons ATGTCCGCTCCACTAGACTCGGACGACGCTTATGATTTCCTGTTTAAGATCGTTCTGATCGGAGATGCCGGGGTGGGCAAGACGTGCGTGGTGCAGCGCTTCAAGAGCGGGGTGTTCGTGGAGCGGCAGGGGAACACCATCGGGGTGGACTTCACCATGAAGACGCTGGAGATTCAAGGGAAACGGGTGAAA CTGCAGATCTGGGACACTGCTGGACAGGAACGCTTTCGAACCATAACGCAGAGTTATTACAGAAGCGCCAATGGTGCCATCATCGCCTACGACATTACCAAGAAGAAGTCATTTGAATCCGTTCCTCGCTGgatagaggatgtcaggaagtACGCCGGCTCCAACATTGTGCAGCTGCTTATTG GAAACAAGTCGGACATGCACGAGGTTCGAGAAGTCCAGCTATCAGAAGCTGAAAATTTGGCCAAACATTATGACATCATCTCTGCTTTTGAAACCTCTGCCAAGGATTCCAGCAACGTGGAAGAAGCTTTTATGAAGATGGCCACTGAGCTGATGATGAGGCACGGCGGGCCAGTCTTCAGTGAAAAGTCCACAGACAGCATAAAACTTGACAGCAAAGACATGGCCGGAGATTCTTGGAGTTGTGCTTGTTGa